The Agrobacterium vitis genome has a segment encoding these proteins:
- a CDS encoding OmpW/AlkL family protein, which produces MSTNRTLGLIALAPLAFASLSLATPLASAADLTPAASAPQAESLLTPYSPWQVRARALAVVPNDGGSVDGIGGSDLSYSNSVTPEVDFSYFFNRNIAAELILGTTSANVNAGGSIGSLGKLGKVWILPPTVTLQYHFTDFGKFQPYVGAGVNYTMFYNQSATGSATKLDVKNTFGAAVQVGFDYMINDKWGVNFDVKKYYLRPDFEATVGGSKVKGTAKLDPWLIGAGVTYRF; this is translated from the coding sequence ATGTCAACGAACCGCACCCTTGGCTTGATAGCGCTTGCGCCCCTTGCTTTCGCATCGCTGTCTTTGGCGACGCCTCTGGCCTCTGCGGCGGATCTGACACCGGCGGCAAGCGCTCCGCAAGCCGAATCGCTGCTGACGCCCTACAGCCCCTGGCAGGTCCGCGCCCGTGCGCTGGCCGTGGTACCCAATGATGGCGGCTCGGTGGATGGCATTGGCGGTTCCGATCTGTCCTACAGCAACAGCGTCACGCCGGAAGTCGATTTCAGCTATTTCTTCAATCGCAACATCGCTGCCGAACTCATTCTCGGCACAACTTCAGCGAACGTCAATGCCGGGGGCTCGATCGGTAGCCTGGGCAAGCTCGGCAAGGTCTGGATCCTGCCGCCAACGGTAACGCTGCAATATCACTTCACCGATTTCGGCAAGTTCCAGCCCTATGTTGGCGCGGGCGTCAACTATACGATGTTCTACAATCAGTCAGCGACCGGTTCCGCCACCAAGCTCGATGTCAAGAATACCTTCGGTGCCGCCGTTCAGGTCGGTTTCGACTACATGATCAATGACAAGTGGGGCGTCAACTTCGACGTCAAGAAATACTATCTGCGTCCGGATTTCGAAGCGACCGTTGGCGGCTCCAAGGTCAAGGGCACGGCCAAGCTCGATCCATGGCTGATCGGCGCCGGTGTCACCTACCGCTTCTAA
- a CDS encoding alkaline phosphatase family protein encodes MSASLCLIPTASAAAEVNTATPIKHLVVIFQENVAFDHYFATYPKAANVKGEPAFTATPQTPADIDTLAHAGLLEDNPNKTNPGNGPDATAPFRLDRTQAATNSQNHGYTAEQAAYDAFAMDLFPANTGRGTKGAAGAFGTKGQVMGYYDGNTVTALWNYAQNFALNDRSFSTNFGPSTPGAINLVSGQTNGVTLPPGYTLEKDGTYAKGEVVPDGNGGWTMISDLDPTGDVCSKGQTALMTGRNIGDLLNDKGLTWGFFEGGFDLTLNNPNGTTGCKRTTTSAITKVDEVDYIPHHQPFQYYPSTANPQHIRPSSVAAIGTSQDGGANHQYDINDFYAVLSNGTLPAVSFLKAPAYQDGHAGYSDPLDEQEFVANVVNKLQQSPEWKDTAVVLLYDDSDGWYDHTHNVVNPSSIPVKGYDVLDGAACGTGTPLPGVNGQPVQGRCGYGTRQPLLVISPYAKQNYVDHTLTDQTSVMRFIEDNWMAGQRLGGGSFDAIAGSLNGMFDWSHARSDTLILDPKTGLKS; translated from the coding sequence ATGTCTGCGTCTCTCTGTCTCATCCCCACCGCCTCGGCGGCGGCTGAGGTCAACACGGCAACGCCGATCAAGCATCTGGTGGTGATCTTCCAGGAAAACGTCGCCTTCGACCATTATTTCGCGACCTATCCGAAGGCTGCCAATGTCAAGGGTGAGCCCGCCTTTACCGCCACGCCGCAGACGCCTGCCGATATCGATACGCTGGCACATGCCGGCCTGCTGGAGGACAATCCGAACAAGACCAATCCGGGCAATGGCCCGGATGCCACCGCCCCATTCCGTCTCGATCGCACCCAGGCGGCCACCAATTCGCAGAACCATGGCTATACCGCCGAACAGGCCGCCTATGACGCTTTCGCCATGGACCTGTTTCCCGCCAATACCGGGCGCGGCACCAAGGGTGCTGCCGGTGCCTTTGGCACCAAAGGCCAGGTCATGGGCTATTATGACGGCAATACCGTTACGGCGCTGTGGAACTACGCACAGAATTTTGCCCTGAACGACCGGTCTTTCTCCACCAATTTCGGCCCCTCCACCCCCGGCGCCATCAACCTCGTGTCAGGCCAGACCAATGGTGTGACCCTGCCGCCCGGCTACACGCTGGAAAAGGACGGCACCTATGCCAAGGGCGAAGTCGTGCCTGATGGCAATGGCGGCTGGACGATGATTTCCGATCTCGACCCCACCGGCGACGTCTGCTCGAAAGGTCAGACGGCGCTGATGACCGGCCGCAATATCGGCGACCTCCTGAACGACAAGGGCCTGACCTGGGGCTTTTTCGAGGGTGGCTTCGATCTGACGCTCAACAATCCCAATGGCACGACCGGTTGCAAACGCACGACGACATCGGCAATTACCAAGGTCGATGAGGTGGATTATATTCCCCACCACCAACCCTTCCAATACTATCCCTCGACCGCTAATCCCCAGCATATCCGCCCGAGTTCGGTCGCCGCCATCGGCACCAGCCAGGACGGCGGCGCCAACCACCAGTATGACATCAATGACTTCTACGCAGTGCTGAGCAACGGCACTCTGCCCGCCGTCAGTTTCCTGAAGGCGCCCGCCTATCAGGACGGCCATGCTGGCTATTCCGATCCGCTAGATGAGCAGGAATTCGTTGCCAATGTCGTCAACAAACTCCAGCAATCCCCGGAGTGGAAGGACACCGCAGTGGTGTTGCTTTATGACGATTCCGACGGCTGGTACGACCACACCCATAACGTCGTCAATCCGTCCAGCATTCCAGTCAAAGGCTATGACGTGCTTGACGGTGCTGCCTGCGGCACCGGAACTCCCTTGCCCGGCGTCAATGGCCAGCCAGTCCAGGGCCGTTGCGGCTATGGCACCCGTCAGCCATTGCTGGTGATCTCGCCTTATGCCAAGCAAAACTATGTCGATCATACCCTGACCGACCAGACCTCGGTCATGCGGTTTATCGAGGATAACTGGATGGCTGGGCAAAGGCTGGGCGGAGGCTCCTTCGATGCCATCGCCGGTTCCTTGAACGGCATGTTCGATTGGTCCCATGCCCGCAGCGATACGCTGATCCTCGATCCGAAGACCGGCCTAAAAAGCTAG